CTCACCCCGCAAGCAGTCCCAGCCTGCTTCAAATCTTCGATGGCCACCCGGATCGCCTCATCCTGCTGAAGCTGGCGAGCGAGAATAATGTCCCATTGCGCCGCCGGAGCGCCGGCAGTGACCACGCAAGCGAGAAGGGTCGATGCCAGTAGAGTGACAAATTGCCTGCCATGAATTCGCATAAGCGACGGCGATTCCCAATACTCGCGGTCGAGGGTCGGGAGAACGAGGACGGCCCCTCGCCGCGCAAAGGCGCAGTCAAGCGAAGGATGTAAGCGGCCTCGTCAAATTTTGCAACCTTGATTCAGACGATAGCAGCGCAGTTTTCAAAACAGGAATGTTCATTCAGAATATTTTCCGGCTACGATAAAAAGACTCGCTGTCGGATACTATAAGCGGTTCAGTTAGGCGAATGAAATTAACTTTTTCCGTTCTCTTGCTGCTTTGGATTTCGTCAGTCGAACAACCGGTGTTGGGCGAGTCGCGCTGGCCGCAGTTTCGCGGTGCCAACGCCGAAGGCGTGGCGGAAGGGAAACCGCCAGTCGAGTTCGGACCAGCCACAAATCTTCTGTGGCAGACGGCGTTGCCGGCGGGTCATTCCTCTCCATGCATCTGGGGCGATCACATTTTTCTGACCGCGTTGGACGGCCAGAAACTGGAAACGATCTCTCTTCAACGGCGCACTGGTAATATCCTATGGCGAAGCACGGCGCCGGCGGAACAGATCGAGAAGTCACACCCGACAGGGAGTCCAGCCGCTTCAACGGCGGCCACGGACGGACGAAACGTCTATGTCTATTTCGGTTCGTTCGGATTGCTATGTTACGATTTCAAAGGAAAGGAACTTTGGCGCAAGTCGCTGCCGATGCCGGTCACGGGTTACGGCTCCGGCAGTTCGCCAGTAGTGGCCGGAAAACGGCTGTTGCTCAACTTCGATCAGGATGGCGGCTCGTTTCTGTTGGCCGTGGATGCGCGTTCCGGCAAGACGCTCTGGAAAACCGAGCGGCCGGGGTTCGTCCGTGGGTTTGCCACGCCGCTGGTGCTTGAGCAGGGAGGCAAAGGAGCGGTCGTCGTGGCCGGTAACAACCGCGTCGTGTCCTATGATTTGAAAGATGGAAGTGAGAAATGGTCGGCGCGCGGTTTGCCGGGATACGATGTCTGTCCCACACCGGTAAGTGGTGACGGGTTGGTTTTCGTCGCGGGTCTGGGCAACCCCGCTTTGCCAGGGTCCATCACGCTGCCTTCCTTTGCCGAATACAGCGCGACGGCAGACAAGAACAAAGATGGCAAAATCACATTGGAGGAAATGCCATCCGGGCCGCTCAAAAGTAATTTTGGTATCCTCGATCCCAACCACGACGGCGCCATCACCGCCGATGAATGGGCAGCGGCGGCCAAGAATTTTGCGCACGGCGAGAACTCACTTTTTGCCGTTCGTCCCGGAGGCCACGGTGACGTTACCGACTCGCAGGTCGTCTGGAAACAAAAGCGCGGGGTGCCGCGTATCTCTTCGCCTTTGTTTTATCGCGAGCGAATCTATGTGGTCAAAGACGGCGGCATTCTCTCCTGTTTCAACGCGAAGGACGGAACTCCCGTGTGGCAGGAGGAGCGCGTGGGCGCAGAAGGGGATTATTACGCGTCGCCCGTCGCCGCCGACGGAAAGATATACGTCGCCTCGAAACGCGGTGCCGTATCGGTGGTCGAGGCGGGTGAGACTTTGAATGTGATCGCCCGAAACAATCTTGGCGAAGAAATCATGGCTACGCCCGCGATTGTTGGGGACACGCTTTACGTGCGGACAGCAAATCATCTTTACGCCTTTGGCCAGGCGAAGCGTTGAGTTGCGATGGGTGTCCTGCCACGCAAGTCAGCAACGGCGACGAAATGAATCCAACTTCCGTTGTTGCGGGAATCGTTCTGGCGTTGGTCCTCGCCAAATGGGGAATGGAACTCTGGCTCGCCTGGCTTAACCAACGCCACGTTCGGGCAAATGCCGGCGCGGTGCCTGCGGCCTGCAAAGAGACGGTGGACGCGAACACCTACGCCCGGTCCGTGGAATATACACTGGCCAAGAACAGGCTGAATCAGATTGAAACCAGCTACGACACCGCGGTGCTGCTGCTGGTGCTCTTCAGCGGATTGCTGCCATGGGGTTTCAACTCATCTGTTCATCGGTTGGGCGAATCGGCCTGGGCAATGGCGGCATTTCTTTTTGTGGCCGGAATTGCGCTGGCGCTACCCGGACTTCCCTTCGACTGGTATGCGCAGTTCCGGCTGGAGGAGCGGTTCGGATTCAACACCACCACGGCGAAACTTTGGTGGAGCGACAGACTGAAAGCCCTGCTGCTCGCCCTGGCGCTGGGTTATCCGCTGCTCGCGCTGATCCTAAAAATCGTCGAGTGGACGGGAGCGGCGTGGTGGTGGTGGGCGTGGGGTTGCGTGCTCGCTTTTCAATTGTTGATGGTGGTTTTGGCGCCTGTCCTCATCCTGCCGTTGTTCAACAAGTTCACCGCGCTGCCGGAAGGAAGTTTGCGGGAACGGCTGCTCGCGTTAGCCAGGCGAACGGGTTTCCGCGCGAAAGGCCTTCAGGTGATGGACGGCAGCAAACGGTCGCGCCACTCGAACGCCTTCTTCACCGGCTTCGGGCGTTACCGGAAAATTGTGCTGTTTGACACGCTGATTCAACAGTTGGGCGAGCCAGAACTGGAAGCGGTGCTGGCGCACGAGATCGGGCACTACAAGAAAAGGCACATCCCGAAAATGCTCGGATGGTCGGCGGTGAGTTCACTCGCAGGACTTTACCTGGTGGCGTGGCTGGCGATGCAGGATTGGTTTTATCGCGCGTTCGGTTTTGAACCTGGCAACGTCACGCCCGCGCTGTTGTTGTTTGCACTACTCGCGGGCACGGTGACGTTCTGGTTTTCGCCGCTGGCGCACTGGTGGTCGCGGCGTTACGAATATCAGGCCGACGCCTACGCTGCCGCCGCGATGGGTGAAACGATTTCCCTGATTGGCGCGTTGCGAAAACTAAACGCCAAGAATCTGAGCAACCTCACTCCACACCCATTCTATAGTGGCTTCTATTATTCCCACCCGACCTTACTGGAACGCGAGCAAGCGCTCCGCCACGCGGCTGCCTGAATCAAAGCGACCGCATCAATTTACGACGCGAACGCAATTCTGCGAGCCACAGCCGTTGGGCACGCGCGTTGGACAATCGGGATCGTCACGCCATTGGCCGTCCACCAGCAGTCGATACTCATAAGCGCCCGGCTGCAATGTGAGCGTGGTTTTCCACAAACCATTTTTTTGCCTTTTCAAACTGACGGGAGCGCGGTCCCAATCGGTGAAGTTTCCCGCGAGGAGAACGTTTTGGGCCTCCGGCGCGAATAGAGTGAAGGCCACCTTGTGCCTGTCCAAAATTTGTTTTGCCATAGTCAACCCTTTCTCTTTGTGAGCGACCGGCGCGATTACCGGTCAGCACAGGCTTAACCTGATACTCTCTGGCATTCTGTCAAGAACCAAGTCGGAAGGAGCGGCGCCGGGGCGTTGGCTCGAATTGTGGCTTGCAGCCGCCTTGGTCTGGATTAACCTCATGCTGTGACTTGGTTCACCGACCGATATTTCTTTGGGCTGGCCGTTGTTATCTACGGCCTCAGCGTGGTCTATTCGGTTTTCCTGTGGCGCAAAGGCTTTCGGCAGGACAATCGCGTGAATTATTTCCTGCTCCTGCTCGCGTTTGCCTTTCACACCGTGGCCATGGTCAAACGCGGGTTCTCGCTCGATCGGTGTCCGGTCAACAATCTTTACGAAGCCACCACGTTCATCGCGTGGACCATCGTGGCGACGTATCTCGTGTTCGGCGTCTGGTCGCGGCTGCGTTTCCTGGGCGCGTTTGCGTCGCCAGTGCTGTTCGCCATGGGTGTGTTCGCGTTGATGCCGGGATTGGATGAACACGGGCCGACACCGCAATTCGGCGGCGGACTCTTCAGTCTGCACGTCGCGCTCTTCGCC
Above is a window of Verrucomicrobiota bacterium DNA encoding:
- a CDS encoding isoamylase early set domain-containing protein, with the translated sequence MAKQILDRHKVAFTLFAPEAQNVLLAGNFTDWDRAPVSLKRQKNGLWKTTLTLQPGAYEYRLLVDGQWRDDPDCPTRVPNGCGSQNCVRVVN
- a CDS encoding M48 family metallopeptidase codes for the protein MNPTSVVAGIVLALVLAKWGMELWLAWLNQRHVRANAGAVPAACKETVDANTYARSVEYTLAKNRLNQIETSYDTAVLLLVLFSGLLPWGFNSSVHRLGESAWAMAAFLFVAGIALALPGLPFDWYAQFRLEERFGFNTTTAKLWWSDRLKALLLALALGYPLLALILKIVEWTGAAWWWWAWGCVLAFQLLMVVLAPVLILPLFNKFTALPEGSLRERLLALARRTGFRAKGLQVMDGSKRSRHSNAFFTGFGRYRKIVLFDTLIQQLGEPELEAVLAHEIGHYKKRHIPKMLGWSAVSSLAGLYLVAWLAMQDWFYRAFGFEPGNVTPALLLFALLAGTVTFWFSPLAHWWSRRYEYQADAYAAAAMGETISLIGALRKLNAKNLSNLTPHPFYSGFYYSHPTLLEREQALRHAAA
- a CDS encoding PQQ-binding-like beta-propeller repeat protein translates to MKLTFSVLLLLWISSVEQPVLGESRWPQFRGANAEGVAEGKPPVEFGPATNLLWQTALPAGHSSPCIWGDHIFLTALDGQKLETISLQRRTGNILWRSTAPAEQIEKSHPTGSPAASTAATDGRNVYVYFGSFGLLCYDFKGKELWRKSLPMPVTGYGSGSSPVVAGKRLLLNFDQDGGSFLLAVDARSGKTLWKTERPGFVRGFATPLVLEQGGKGAVVVAGNNRVVSYDLKDGSEKWSARGLPGYDVCPTPVSGDGLVFVAGLGNPALPGSITLPSFAEYSATADKNKDGKITLEEMPSGPLKSNFGILDPNHDGAITADEWAAAAKNFAHGENSLFAVRPGGHGDVTDSQVVWKQKRGVPRISSPLFYRERIYVVKDGGILSCFNAKDGTPVWQEERVGAEGDYYASPVAADGKIYVASKRGAVSVVEAGETLNVIARNNLGEEIMATPAIVGDTLYVRTANHLYAFGQAKR